In Chiroxiphia lanceolata isolate bChiLan1 chromosome 2, bChiLan1.pri, whole genome shotgun sequence, a single genomic region encodes these proteins:
- the TTF2 gene encoding transcription termination factor 2, with translation MEAVPCAEHGSLCFLKTGVRDGPNKGKSFYVCGTRGPAECSYVLPAPVPASYCLIHEGCMVELQVLVQQQGRDEYELFYRCLKSKLNGKKWCGSVPWQDPKATKVSKALESQPSTAALSNPTSHRNPFKVLDKNCAPSVWKQMNQGNREESKAKGLKAEKESVLVSHKEKKSTSDSSKEIQSLEGLKTKMKPSTGSTSDPEIQETTVSESKLGLSETRKGKNSLWEEEKYGGSGRESKKSSECADKEPGARPKLFPLSLEKQNTSTKTPEEEQLEEESLKIYRDKETREKGCTGQKNGEIKPMAKEDALSPAVPPAHCAALAGGAEAALPKAQIRPGLPQPAGETSDSDSDEVLFVHSSSGKSKPEKTVEITSGKSVLGTSLPGAAASHHMERPQDRKELHNHLVVQLKQKKSTLARVNIQLLPDKGERLLKQVQDLEAALSALNISTADTDEKGQDSTSGSCHEESLPNPCDRPGGTKLITPLPLQDPTAKASSGSQSHPSAAVTLGSSEYCGQSFGMSFGMQNLYGGRMTEDRIRAVRNATCEAINQLHKSLESCPTEQTVAEDPSGLKIPLLLHQKQALAWLLWRENQRPCGGILADDMGLGKTLTMIALILAQKQLKTEKRKETLDIWLSKNDSAVIPSHGTLIICPASLIHHWKKEIDKRVAFGKLRVYLYHGANRDKHAEVLSGYDVVVTTYSLLSKEVPTSKEEGEIPAEDHDMGSGSSPCSPLLRVAWARLILDEAHNIKNPRTQTSIAVCKLRASARWAVTGTPIQNNLLDMYSLLRFLRCSPFDEYKVWKYQVDNNTKKGAERLSLLTRSLLLQRTKNQLDSAGKPLVSLPQRSTRLHKLKLSEEEQSVYNVLFARSRSTLQSYLKRQEQKNEDREYAGGNPFEKVAQEFGVSQKEFLAGSQSASQVSSAVHVLSMLLRLRQCCCHLSLLKVALDQVNLNSEGLSLSIEEQLGALTLSELQTPDSQSTVYLNGTAFKTDIFEITRESSKIAYLLAELKTIQSHSEPQKSVVVSQWTSMLKVVAVHLQRLGLKYATVDGSVNPKQRMDVVEEFNCNPKGPQVMLVSLLAGGVGLNLTGGNHLFLLDMHWNPALEDQACDRIYRVGQQKDVVIHRFVCEGTVEEKILQLQKTKKGLAQQVLSGKGEALTKLTLADLKVLFGI, from the exons ATGGAGGCCGTGCCGTGTGCGGAGCACG GGTCCCTCTGCTTCCTGAAGACGGGCGTCCGCGATGGCCCAAACAAGGGGAAGAGCTTCTACGTGTGCGGGACGCGGGGCCCCGCGGAGTGCAGCTACGTCCTGCCGGCGCC tGTCCCTGCTTCTTACTGCTTGATCCATGAGGGATGCATGGTGGAGCTGCAGGTCCTGgtccagcagcagggcagagatgAATACGA GTTGTTTTACCGATGCCTTAAGAGTAAGCTGAATGGGAAGAAGTGGTGTGGAAGTGTCCCATGGCAG GATCCAAAAGCTACCAAAGTGTCAAAAGCCTTAgaatcccagcccagcacagcagccctcTCCAATCCCACCAGCCACAGAAATCCATTCAAAGTACTGGACAAGAATTGTGCACCGTCAGTCTGGAAACAAATGAACCAAGGAAACAGGGAGGAAAGTAAAGCAAAAGGActaaaagcagagaaggagagTGTGCTGGTGtcacataaagaaaagaaatcaaccTCTGATTCCTCCAAAGAGATACAGTCTCTGGAAGGGctgaaaactaaaatgaaacCGTCCACAGGAAGTACAAGTGATCCTGAAATTCAGGAAACTACAGTGTCTGAATCTAAACTTGGCCTTTCTGAGaccaggaaagggaaaaatagtctttgggaggaagagaaatatggtggcagtggcagggaaTCCAAGAAGTCTTCTGAATGTGCGGACAAAGAGCCAGGCGCAAGACCAAAACTCTTTCCACTAagtcttgaaaagcaaaatacaagtACCAAGACACCAGAGGAGGAGCAACTTGAAGAAGAAAGCTTAAAAATCTATAGGGATAAAGAAACGAGAGAGAAAGGTTGCACTGGtcagaaaaatggagaaattaaaCCGATGGCTAAAGAAGATGCTCTTTCTCCAGCAGTACCACCAGCCCactgtgctgccctggcaggaggagcagaggcagcgCTGCCCAAGGCACAAATCAGGCCAGGGCTGCCACAGCCTGCTGGTGAAACCTCTGACAGTGACAGTGATGAAGTACTATTTGTTCACTCCTCATCAGGTAAAAGTAAACCTGAGAAAACAGTGGAGATTACTTCAGGAAAGAGTGTGCTGGGGACATCTttgccaggagcagcagcatcacatCACATGGAAAGACCCCAAGACCGTAAAGAGCTTCATAACCATCTTGTAGTCcagctgaagcagaaaaag AGTACATTGGCTAGAGTGAACATTCAGCTGCTGCCAGATAAGGGAGAAAGATTATTAAAGCAAGTGCAGGATTTGGAAGCTGCACTCAGTGCTCTTAACATTTCAACAGCAGATACTGATGAAAAAG gGCAGGATAGCACAAGTGGCAGCTGCCATGAAGAATCTTTGCCTAACCCATGTGACAGGCCAGGTGGTACAAAGTTGATAACACCACTCCCGCTCCAGGATCCTACAGCAAAGGCCTCTTCAGGCTCACAGAGTCacccctctgctgctgttacTTTGGGTTCCAGTGAATATTGTGGCCAAAGTTTTGGAA TGAGCTTTGGTATGCAGAATCTATATGGGGGAAGAATGACAGAAGATCGAATCAGGGCTGTACGCAATGCCACATGTGAGGCTATTAATCAGCTTCACAAATCTCTAGAATCCTGTCCGACAGAGCAGACAGTAGCTGAAGATCCCTCTGGATTGAAG attccactgctgctgcaccaAAAACAGGCACTCGCCTGGCTACTCTGGAGAGAGAATCAGAGGCCGTGTGGAGGAATTCTGG CGGATGACATGGGCTTGGGGAAGACTCTAACGATGATTGCTCTCATTCTGGCCCAGAAACAgctgaagacagagaaaagaaaggagaccTTAGACATATGGCTATCAAAAAATG ATTCCGCTGTTATCCCGTCCCATGGCACTTTAATCATATGTCCTGCATCCTTGATCCATCACTGGAAGAAAGAGATTGACAAACGTGTGGCCTTTGGCAAACTGAGAGTCTATTTGTACCATGGGGCAAACAGAGATAAACATGCAGAGGT GCTTTCTGGATATGATGTTGTTGTCACAACCTACAGCCTTCTCTCCAAGGAGGTCCCCACAAgcaaggaggagggggaaatcCCTGCTGAGGACCATGATATGGGG agtggGTCATCTCCCTGTTCCCCCCTGCTCAGGGTAGCTTGGGCTCGACTTATACTGGATGAAGCTCACAATATTAAAAACCCAAGGACTCAAACCTCCATAGCTGTGTGCAAGCTGAGAGCCAGTGCCAGGTGGGCCGTCACCGGGACGCCGATACAGAACAACTTGCTGGACATGTACTCCCTCCTGAG GTTTCTACGTTGTTCTCCTTTTGATGAATACAAAGTGTGGAAGTACCAGGTAGACAACAATACAaagaagggagcagagaggcTAAGCCTCTTAACTAGAAGCCTCTTACTGCAGAGAACTAAGAACCAGCTGGATTCAGCTGGCAAGCCCTTG GTATCTCTGCCCCAGCGTAGCACACGGTTGCATAAgttaaaactttcagaagagGAGCAGTCTGTGTACAATGTGCTCTTTGCAAGATCCAG GTCAACACTACAATCCTACCTAAAGAgacaagagcagaaaaatgaagacagagAATATGCTGGTGGTAACCCATTTGAGAAAG tTGCACAAGAATTTGGAGTCAGTCAAAAGGAATTTTTAGCAGGCTCACAAAGTGCCTCCCAGGTCTCAAGTGCTGTCCATGTCTTATCCATGCTCTTGAGGCTCCgtcagtgctgctgccatcTCTCCTTACTGAAAGTG GCTCTGGACCAAGTTAACTTGAACAGTGAAGgtctttccctttccattgAGGAACAACTTGGTGCTTTGACACTGTCTGAGCTCCAGACTCCTGATTCCCAATCAACAGTCTACCTCAATGgcacagcttttaaaacagaTATCTTTGAAATCACCAGGGAGAGCTCAAAG ataGCTTACCTCTTGGCTGAACTGAAAACTATTCAGAGTCACTCAGAGCCTCAGAAAAG TGTTGTTGTCTCCCAGTGGACGAGTATGCTGAAAGTTGTGGCTGTGCACCTCCAGCGACTGGGGCTGAAGTATGCAACAGTGGACGGCTCTGTCAATCCTAAACAGAGAATGGATGTGGTAGAAGAGTTCAATTGCAATCCTAAAGGGCCTCAG GTGATGTTGGTCTCATTGCTGGCTGGAGGCGTTGGCCTGAACTTGACTGGAGGAAACCATCTCTTTCTTCTTGACATGCACTg GAATCCTGCTCTTGAGGACCAGGCATGTGACCGCATATACCGAGTGGGGCAGCAGAAGGACGTTGTGATACACAG gtttgtcTGTGAAGGAACAGTTGAAGAAAAGATCCTGCAACTCCAGAAGACAAAGAAAGGTCTCGCCCAGCAGGTTCTGTCAGGCAAAGGAGAGGCTCTCACTAAGCTCACTCTGGCTGACCTTAAAGTTCTCTTTGGCATCTAA